The following coding sequences are from one Methanococcoides orientis window:
- a CDS encoding FumA C-terminus/TtdB family hydratase beta subunit — translation MEYHLNTPLKKEDVEQLDAGDIVYLTGTVLTARDEAHARILEMHEEGLELPFELEGAAIYHCGPLMQQIEGKWIVVAAGPTTSDRMSKMTPDLLEHFKVRALVGKGGMNNVAESLKGKCIYLAYTGGCAALAAGSIKNVPQVHWLDLGMPEAVWELEVVEFGPLIVGIDTKGNDLFTSIKEKARESFLKK, via the coding sequence ATGGAATATCATCTAAATACACCTCTTAAGAAGGAAGACGTCGAACAACTCGATGCCGGTGATATTGTCTACCTCACAGGAACTGTCCTGACAGCCCGCGATGAAGCACATGCACGCATCCTTGAAATGCATGAGGAAGGCCTTGAGCTGCCTTTTGAACTGGAAGGCGCAGCTATTTACCACTGTGGACCCCTGATGCAGCAGATAGAAGGAAAATGGATTGTCGTTGCAGCCGGACCTACAACAAGCGACAGGATGTCAAAGATGACACCGGACCTTCTTGAGCATTTCAAAGTCCGTGCCCTTGTAGGAAAAGGTGGCATGAACAACGTGGCTGAAAGCCTGAAAGGGAAATGTATATACCTTGCTTACACCGGTGGATGTGCAGCACTTGCAGCAGGTTCCATAAAGAATGTACCGCAAGTTCACTGGCTGGACCTTGGAATGCCTGAAGCAGTATGGGAACTTGAAGTCGTTGAGTTCGGCCCCCTCATTGTCGGTATTGACACAAAGGGAAATGACCTGTTCACATCTATAAAAGAAAAAGCACGAGAGTCCTTTTTAAAGAAGTGA
- a CDS encoding type II secretion system F family protein, which produces MKDVENTGSDDIAETGEIIEADELTEADGIVEADEIVEADEIAEDDELAEVDELAEVDELAEVDELAEVDELAESVDLAEADNLAESVDLAEATEFGPNGEPIVIHEAEIPEMDELELKRIEQYVIDLRLGDSRKNIRLKEFLKDPKDAFYRYPYYAMLFSGPAALLFMLVGFSFTWGTPTIDHVILFSVWIFIIPPAITYYRKHKFVNKVEEYMPNFLRDIAEMSRAGLTLPAALGTVAKGEYGEMTDEIKKMDASVSWGISFEETIEYFAKRMNTPLISRAVALITQASRAGGRVSFVLEAAARDASEIKTLERERRGNMAVYVVISYIAFFVFIFVILMLTTRFVPTMYEASQAVAGASAGGSFIGGFDPDAFIRTLFHACLLQGFMSGLVAGQLGENRLSGGLKHSFIMTFIGWICFLIL; this is translated from the coding sequence ATGAAGGATGTAGAGAACACTGGATCTGATGATATTGCTGAAACTGGTGAGATTATCGAAGCCGATGAGCTTACTGAAGCCGATGGGATTGTCGAAGCTGATGAGATTGTTGAAGCCGATGAGATTGCCGAAGATGATGAGCTTGCTGAAGTTGATGAGCTTGCTGAAGTTGATGAGCTTGCTGAAGTTGATGAGCTTGCTGAAGTTGATGAGCTTGCTGAATCCGTTGATCTTGCCGAAGCCGATAATCTTGCTGAATCCGTTGATCTTGCCGAAGCCACTGAGTTTGGTCCAAACGGTGAACCTATTGTAATTCATGAAGCTGAGATCCCGGAAATGGATGAGTTGGAACTCAAAAGGATTGAACAATATGTCATTGATTTAAGGCTTGGAGATTCAAGAAAGAACATTCGCTTGAAAGAATTCCTTAAGGACCCGAAAGATGCATTTTATAGGTATCCTTATTATGCTATGTTATTCAGTGGCCCTGCCGCTCTTTTGTTCATGCTGGTGGGATTCTCGTTCACCTGGGGAACGCCAACTATCGACCATGTGATCTTATTTTCGGTGTGGATATTTATCATCCCGCCAGCAATAACCTATTACAGGAAGCATAAATTTGTCAACAAGGTCGAGGAGTACATGCCAAATTTCCTGCGTGATATTGCGGAAATGAGTAGGGCGGGCCTCACTCTCCCTGCAGCATTAGGTACTGTTGCAAAGGGTGAATATGGTGAAATGACGGATGAGATCAAGAAAATGGATGCATCTGTCTCCTGGGGTATTTCCTTTGAGGAAACCATCGAATACTTCGCAAAAAGAATGAACACTCCCCTTATATCACGTGCTGTAGCTCTGATCACTCAGGCAAGCCGTGCAGGAGGTCGTGTGTCATTTGTACTTGAAGCTGCTGCCAGGGATGCAAGCGAAATAAAGACACTTGAGAGGGAACGTCGTGGTAACATGGCTGTTTACGTAGTGATAAGCTACATTGCTTTCTTTGTGTTCATCTTTGTTATATTGATGCTGACAACTCGCTTTGTTCCGACAATGTACGAAGCAAGTCAGGCTGTGGCAGGTGCATCTGCTGGAGGTTCCTTTATTGGAGGTTTCGATCCCGATGCTTTCATACGTACCCTTTTCCACGCATGTCTGCTACAGGGATTCATGAGTGGTCTGGTTGCAGGACAATTGGGAGAGAATCGCCTTTCAGGAGGTCTGAAGCACTCATTCATAATGACCTTTATTGGCTGGATATGCTTCCTGATCCTATGA
- a CDS encoding ester cyclase → MTTDIPENSASFDPRRIEEKNKEMVLGISDRGWHPKQLTDKCSPDYKIHFGGETLDLESLMDFMESIHKALPDLHFVVNDVIAEGDKVVTRWTASGTHLADFQGVPPTHKPVTFTGITITRIEDSLIAEDWEEVDQLNFAQQFGAFSSDML, encoded by the coding sequence ATGACGACAGATATACCTGAAAATAGTGCATCCTTTGACCCGCGCAGGATCGAAGAAAAGAACAAAGAAATGGTTCTGGGCATTTCAGATCGTGGTTGGCATCCAAAACAATTGACGGATAAGTGCAGCCCTGACTATAAGATTCATTTTGGCGGTGAAACACTAGATCTTGAGTCTCTTATGGATTTCATGGAATCCATCCACAAGGCTCTTCCTGATCTTCATTTTGTTGTTAATGATGTTATTGCTGAAGGTGACAAAGTTGTGACCAGGTGGACTGCCAGTGGTACGCATCTGGCTGATTTCCAGGGAGTTCCGCCCACACACAAGCCGGTTACATTTACCGGTATCACGATCACACGTATAGAGGATAGCCTGATCGCTGAGGACTGGGAAGAGGTGGATCAATTAAACTTTGCCCAGCAGTTCGGTGCTTTTTCATCTGATATGCTTTGA
- a CDS encoding site-2 protease family protein, with protein MIETRILIAFFLLYWVIVSILDKKGILERYNISTYGPVLMIRTLRGQKLLDFLAKPKSAWKLFANIGIILMFIGMFAMFLIIVISDVAMLSSIGDNTLPEPGKFNEARNIFLIPGVNEFIPLSWGIIALLVTLVVHEFSHAILCRVEGIRVKSMGILLAIVPIGGFAEPDEEELFGVRAEADTDQVTSSTDGPIERKVLGIDKKPDNSKVATREQRARILAAGVMSNFMVAAIALILLFGPVLGAISPLGDAMIVNVTPDSSADIAGLQDNMVITQIDDTPVANVNDILLYIDNIEPGTVVEVHAAKDRVVSTYDVQVAEPGLQEANGVFINNIVPDSPAEAAGIEKGMLIINIDGTPINSSDDFVVFMSSTKAGQTIMVEALVGDGPVEEASSAFFEVELAPGQDATSEKGFLGVYYNGLEITSLGLTVGEFPAKAYLEALQSIPSLMTGFVGWVILLGLPIVGFAGEGFPGFSGTLAQFYHPVGWGEPLGIGVFWIANTLLWVGWLNFYVGLFNCLPAVPLDGGHVFKDYLRSFVGRLVSDEGRATEISAAIAATFTFVILISFLFMIFGPYIVHGF; from the coding sequence TTGATAGAAACCAGAATTTTGATTGCCTTTTTCCTTTTGTACTGGGTCATTGTATCGATCCTTGACAAAAAAGGCATACTTGAGCGATATAACATCTCTACCTATGGTCCTGTACTTATGATAAGGACTCTCAGGGGCCAGAAACTGTTGGACTTCCTTGCAAAGCCTAAAAGTGCGTGGAAGTTATTTGCGAATATTGGCATAATCCTTATGTTCATTGGCATGTTCGCCATGTTCCTCATTATAGTTATATCAGATGTTGCCATGCTGTCTTCCATTGGGGATAATACACTTCCTGAACCGGGTAAGTTCAATGAGGCAAGGAACATTTTCCTAATACCGGGTGTAAATGAGTTCATACCTCTTTCCTGGGGTATTATTGCTCTTCTGGTAACACTTGTAGTACATGAGTTCTCACATGCGATCCTGTGTAGGGTAGAAGGCATCAGGGTCAAGTCCATGGGTATCCTGCTTGCTATAGTTCCTATCGGAGGTTTTGCCGAACCGGATGAGGAGGAGCTTTTCGGGGTAAGGGCGGAAGCTGATACTGATCAGGTCACAAGTTCCACTGATGGGCCTATCGAGAGGAAGGTCCTGGGTATAGATAAAAAGCCAGATAATAGCAAAGTGGCCACAAGGGAACAAAGGGCACGGATACTGGCCGCCGGTGTTATGTCCAATTTTATGGTTGCAGCAATCGCATTAATACTTTTGTTCGGTCCTGTCCTTGGAGCGATATCACCTCTTGGTGATGCTATGATAGTTAATGTTACACCTGATTCTTCAGCAGATATTGCAGGACTTCAGGATAACATGGTCATCACCCAGATCGATGATACTCCGGTTGCGAACGTGAACGATATTCTGCTTTATATTGATAATATTGAACCTGGTACTGTGGTGGAGGTGCATGCTGCCAAAGACCGTGTGGTCTCGACCTATGATGTTCAGGTGGCAGAACCCGGCCTACAGGAAGCTAATGGAGTCTTTATAAACAATATTGTTCCGGACTCGCCCGCTGAAGCAGCGGGTATCGAGAAAGGAATGCTTATCATTAACATTGATGGAACTCCAATAAATTCCTCCGATGACTTCGTAGTTTTCATGAGCTCAACAAAGGCCGGTCAGACGATCATGGTAGAGGCTCTGGTGGGCGATGGTCCTGTGGAAGAAGCATCCTCTGCTTTCTTTGAAGTAGAGCTGGCTCCGGGTCAGGATGCCACTTCTGAGAAAGGTTTCCTTGGTGTTTATTATAATGGACTGGAGATAACCTCTCTTGGCCTTACTGTGGGTGAGTTCCCTGCAAAGGCCTACCTTGAAGCCCTGCAGTCAATACCTTCACTGATGACCGGTTTTGTCGGCTGGGTCATTCTTCTGGGACTTCCTATCGTGGGCTTTGCTGGTGAAGGTTTCCCTGGATTTAGTGGCACACTTGCCCAGTTCTATCATCCTGTAGGGTGGGGTGAACCTCTGGGTATCGGTGTGTTCTGGATCGCCAATACTTTGCTATGGGTCGGTTGGCTTAATTTCTATGTTGGCCTTTTCAACTGTCTTCCGGCAGTTCCATTAGATGGTGGTCATGTGTTCAAGGACTATCTCAGGTCCTTTGTTGGCAGGCTCGTATCGGATGAGGGAAGGGCAACAGAGATATCAGCAGCCATAGCCGCAACTTTCACATTTGTGATCCTCATATCCTTCCTGTTCATGATATTCGGACCATATATCGTACATGGGTTCTGA
- a CDS encoding fumarate hydratase: MTGKITYDAVVKATIDTIKEAETLLPDDVIKALETAKKNESSNVARSQIEAILKNIEIAGNNSIPLCQDTGILIFYVDIGRDLHIDFDLKGAILEATRIATQQVPLRPNAVDPLTRNNSSDNTGEGLPDIKYDFVEGEHLKITVAPKGAGSENMSVLKMMNPTELKSIDDFIVETVLNAGGRPCPPVIVGVGIGGSFDKAARLAKSSLLRTVDDMNDEEKAVLSRINSLGIGPMGLGGDTTALAVHLNTSHCHTASLPVAINIQCWANRHASVTLGGDE; encoded by the coding sequence TTGACTGGCAAGATAACTTATGATGCTGTAGTTAAGGCCACTATTGACACAATCAAAGAAGCTGAGACACTTCTCCCTGATGATGTTATAAAAGCTCTTGAAACAGCAAAAAAAAATGAATCAAGCAACGTTGCAAGATCGCAGATAGAAGCGATCCTTAAGAACATAGAGATTGCAGGGAACAACAGCATTCCCCTCTGCCAGGATACAGGCATACTTATTTTTTATGTCGACATAGGCAGGGACCTGCATATTGATTTTGACCTTAAGGGAGCGATACTTGAAGCTACCAGGATAGCAACCCAACAGGTCCCATTGCGTCCAAATGCTGTAGATCCACTTACTCGAAACAACAGCAGTGACAATACAGGCGAAGGCCTTCCCGATATCAAATATGACTTTGTGGAAGGAGAGCATCTGAAGATAACAGTAGCCCCAAAAGGTGCAGGTTCCGAGAACATGAGCGTTCTGAAGATGATGAACCCCACCGAGCTTAAAAGCATTGATGACTTCATTGTTGAAACCGTGCTCAATGCCGGAGGGAGACCATGCCCGCCTGTTATCGTAGGTGTCGGTATCGGAGGTTCTTTCGACAAAGCTGCAAGGCTTGCTAAATCCTCACTTTTACGAACCGTAGATGACATGAATGATGAAGAGAAGGCAGTCCTTTCCAGGATAAATTCACTGGGGATAGGACCAATGGGCCTTGGAGGCGATACCACTGCTCTTGCAGTACATCTTAACACATCTCACTGCCACACAGCATCCCTGCCTGTAGCTATTAATATCCAGTGCTGGGCAAACCGGCATGCTTCCGTCACACTCGGAGGTGATGAATAA